One window of Mauremys mutica isolate MM-2020 ecotype Southern chromosome 6, ASM2049712v1, whole genome shotgun sequence genomic DNA carries:
- the TMEM271 gene encoding transmembrane protein 271 encodes MKWSVRGACAALSSCLLLACALSAAAVGLKCFSLGSELKGEPFRLGTAAGAFYSGLLLAAGLSLLGSALLCCRPPEGEAAAAAAGGGPQPAPGGRQNFLLLGVLVFMLGVLSAFAGAVIDGDTVSLVERKYSHYCGPAPGGGGGPRAAAGAALRCQKLRDYQRGLVLSTVFNALECLLGLLSLLLVRNYKAAQQRGLRRQRRRQQRPAPGGRRRRRRRGGGGGGGAGGRRAPRPSQGSIFSSEEPELSPADCPFQAVSYINVGVFHVFDEAGVEVHCGGHPSLELPGYSPMDPELNPSYPYCYPLPHEQPPAYEEIYPGEPGANSS; translated from the coding sequence ATGAAGTGGAGTGTCCGGGGAGCCTGCGCCGCGCTCTCCAGCTGCCTCCTGCTCGCCTGCGCCCTCAGCGCCGCCGCCGTGGGCCTCAAGTGCTTCTCGCTGGGCTCGGAGCTCAAGGGGGAGCCCTTCCGCCTGGGCACCGCCGCCGGCGCCTTCTACTCGGGGCTGCTGCTGGCCGCCGGCCTCTCGCTGCTGGGCTCGGCGCTGCTCTGCTGCCGCCCGCCGgagggggaggcggcggcggcggcggcgggcggggggCCGCAGCCCGCGCCGGGCGGCCGGCAGAACTTCCTGCTGCTCGGCGTGCTGGTCTTCATGCTGGGCGTGCTGAGCGCCTTCGCCGGGGCCGTCATCGACGGCGACACGGTGTCGCTGGTGGAGAGGAAGTACTCGCACTACTGCGGCCCGGCGCcgggcggcggcgggggcccgCGGGCGGCGGCAGGCGCGGCGCTGCGCTGCCAGAAGCTGCGGGACTACCAGCGAGGCTTGGTGCTCTCCACCGTCTTCAACGCGCTCGAGTGCCTGCTgggcctgctcagcctgctgctcgTGCGCAACTACAAGGCGGCCCAGCAGCGCGGGCTGCGCCGccagcgccgccgccagcagcgCCCGGCCCCGGGCGGCAGGCGGCGGAGGAGgcggcgcggcggcggcggcggcgggggagcGGGCGGGCGGCGGGCGCCGCGGCCGAGCCAGGGCTCCATCTTCTCCAGCGAGGAGCCCGAGCTGTCCCCCGCCGACTGCCCCTTCCAGGCCGTCTCCTACATCAACGTGGGCGTCTTCCACGTGTTCGACGAGGCCGGCGTGGAGGTGCACTGCGGCGGGCACCCCTCCCTGGAGCTGCCCGGCTACTCGCCCATGGACCCCGAGCTCAACCCCTCCTACCCCTACTGCTACCCGCTGCCCCACGAGCAGCCCCCGGCCTACGAGGAGATCTACCCGGGGGAGCCCGGCGCCAACAGCAGCTAG